From the Candidatus Peribacteria bacterium genome, one window contains:
- the pyk gene encoding pyruvate kinase: MRLTKIICTLGPVSNSAEKIYELQQAGMNIARINFSHGSQEGHQKTIQTIKQVNAEKGCCISLLLDTKGAEIRTGDVTEPIVIAKDQEVIFSHTPVTDATRPVIAINYKEFAKDVADAETILLDNGVMSFEVVKINDDGSVIAKSHDDGSIGSRRHVNLPGADISLPSMTDKDWSDLELGIKEDMDYVALSFIRTAEEVKEVNEFLKKHNSPMRTITKIETRQSVANIDAIIDESDGIMVARGDLGAEIPYERIPAIQDMIVRKCRHKGKPVIVATQMLESMIENPMPTRAEVTDIAHAATTRTDTTMLSGETAAGQHPLGSVQAMNKILEETEKHQSSDHQTDNMCMLGERGALAEAAVSMALSLGAPAILVLTRSGKTAQAVSQLRSNLPIIACTADPRVERFMQILHGVFPVHIEKDDDNTDETLALAYAAAIKKGLLTAGQQVVVVADTQTTDGPVHSVHVRKVS; the protein is encoded by the coding sequence ATGCGTCTCACAAAAATCATCTGCACTTTGGGCCCCGTTTCCAATTCTGCTGAGAAAATCTACGAATTGCAGCAGGCGGGCATGAATATTGCCAGAATCAACTTTTCGCATGGATCGCAGGAAGGTCATCAGAAAACAATCCAGACAATAAAGCAAGTCAATGCAGAAAAAGGCTGCTGCATCTCGCTGCTGCTTGATACGAAAGGAGCAGAAATCCGCACAGGAGATGTCACGGAACCGATTGTCATTGCAAAGGATCAGGAAGTGATTTTCTCGCACACACCGGTCACCGATGCCACCCGCCCGGTTATCGCCATCAACTATAAGGAGTTTGCGAAAGATGTGGCGGACGCAGAAACCATTCTGCTTGATAACGGCGTGATGTCTTTTGAAGTGGTTAAAATCAATGATGACGGATCGGTGATTGCAAAATCGCACGACGACGGGAGTATCGGCTCACGCCGCCATGTGAACCTCCCGGGTGCCGATATCAGCCTGCCGTCCATGACAGATAAAGACTGGAGCGATCTTGAACTCGGCATCAAGGAAGATATGGACTACGTCGCACTCTCCTTCATCCGTACAGCAGAGGAAGTGAAGGAAGTGAACGAATTTCTGAAGAAGCACAACAGCCCGATGCGCACGATCACAAAAATTGAAACACGCCAGTCTGTCGCAAATATTGATGCGATTATTGATGAGTCCGACGGCATCATGGTCGCACGCGGTGATCTCGGTGCAGAAATTCCCTACGAACGTATTCCTGCTATTCAGGACATGATCGTCCGCAAGTGCCGCCACAAAGGGAAGCCGGTGATTGTCGCAACGCAAATGCTCGAAAGCATGATCGAAAACCCGATGCCGACGCGCGCGGAAGTCACAGACATCGCCCATGCCGCCACTACACGTACAGATACCACCATGCTCTCCGGAGAAACAGCAGCCGGTCAGCATCCACTCGGATCTGTGCAGGCAATGAACAAGATTCTCGAAGAGACAGAAAAGCACCAGTCATCGGATCATCAGACCGATAACATGTGCATGCTCGGTGAGCGCGGAGCACTTGCAGAGGCTGCGGTCAGCATGGCTCTCTCCCTGGGCGCCCCTGCTATTTTAGTCCTCACGCGCAGCGGCAAAACCGCTCAGGCTGTCAGTCAGCTGCGTTCAAACCTGCCGATCATCGCCTGCACTGCAGACCCGCGTGTCGAACGCTTCATGCAGATTTTGCACGGCGTCTTCCCTGTTCATATCGAGAAAGACGATGACAATACAGATGAGACCCTTGCTCTTGCCTATGCTGCAGCCATTAAAAAAGGTTTGCTCACCGCTGGTCAGCAGGTTGTAGTTGTTGCAGATACACAGACGACCGATGGACCGGTGCACTCTGTGCATGTGAGAAAGGTATCCTAA